From the genome of Winogradskyella forsetii, one region includes:
- a CDS encoding nucleotide sugar dehydrogenase — MKITKICCIGAGYVGGPTMAVIAKKNPNIKVTIVDINAERIAAWNDKDVSKLPIYEPGLAEIVEQTRGKNLFFSTEIDKTIQESEMIFISVNTPTKTYGKGKGMAADLKYVELCARNIAEVATTDKIVVEKSTLPVRTAQAIKSILHNTGSDVNFSILSNPEFLAEGTAIQDLLNPDRVLIGGESEEAIESLANVYGSWVPQERILRTNVWSSELSKLTANAFLAQRISSINAISELCEHTEANVNEVAKAIGMDSRIGPKFLNASIGFGGSCFQKDILNLVYIARSYGLNAVADYWEQVIILNDHQKQRFSDNLISTLYNTVSGKKIAMLGWAFKKDTNDTRESAAIYVADHLLNEQAHIAVYDPKVNDIKVQADLNYLNTRSKEENKELVTSFENPYEAIKDAHAIAIMTEWDEFKTYDWQKIYDNMKKPAFIFDGRNILDQKEMAAIGFEYSSIGK, encoded by the coding sequence ATGAAAATCACAAAAATTTGTTGTATTGGAGCTGGTTATGTAGGTGGACCTACAATGGCAGTAATTGCAAAAAAGAATCCGAATATAAAAGTTACTATCGTTGATATAAATGCAGAACGCATCGCAGCTTGGAACGACAAAGACGTTTCAAAATTACCTATTTACGAACCAGGTTTGGCAGAAATTGTTGAACAAACCAGAGGAAAAAACCTGTTTTTTTCAACAGAAATAGACAAAACGATTCAAGAATCTGAAATGATTTTTATTTCGGTTAATACACCGACCAAAACTTATGGTAAAGGTAAAGGTATGGCTGCGGATTTGAAGTACGTGGAATTATGTGCTCGAAACATTGCTGAGGTTGCAACAACTGATAAAATTGTAGTAGAAAAATCTACGTTACCTGTGAGGACGGCTCAAGCGATAAAAAGTATTTTACACAATACAGGAAGTGATGTTAATTTTAGCATTTTATCCAATCCAGAATTTTTAGCTGAAGGGACAGCTATTCAAGATTTGTTAAATCCAGATCGTGTTTTGATTGGAGGCGAATCAGAAGAAGCCATAGAAAGCTTGGCAAATGTTTATGGAAGTTGGGTTCCACAAGAACGGATTTTGAGAACCAATGTTTGGTCATCTGAATTGTCAAAATTGACTGCTAATGCGTTTTTAGCACAAAGGATTTCTTCGATAAATGCCATTTCTGAATTATGCGAACATACAGAAGCCAATGTAAACGAAGTTGCTAAAGCAATTGGTATGGATTCTAGAATTGGACCAAAATTTTTAAACGCTTCAATTGGTTTTGGTGGGTCTTGTTTTCAGAAAGACATCTTGAATCTTGTTTATATTGCTAGAAGTTATGGTCTTAATGCCGTTGCCGACTATTGGGAACAAGTTATTATTCTAAACGATCATCAAAAACAACGTTTTTCTGATAATCTAATAAGCACATTATACAATACTGTTTCTGGTAAAAAAATTGCCATGTTAGGTTGGGCTTTTAAGAAGGACACCAATGACACCAGGGAATCTGCTGCGATTTACGTTGCAGATCATTTGTTGAATGAACAAGCTCATATTGCTGTATACGATCCAAAAGTAAACGATATAAAGGTACAAGCCGATCTTAACTATCTTAACACAAGATCTAAAGAGGAAAATAAAGAACTTGTCACTTCTTTTGAAAATCCGTATGAAGCTATTAAAGATGCCCATGCCATAGCTATTATGACAGAATGGGATGAGTTCAAAACCTACGATTGGCAAAAAATATATGACAATATGAAGAAACCTGCCTTTATTTTTGATGGTAGAAATATATTAGATCAAAAAGAAATGGCAGCTATAGGGTTTGAATATTCTTCTATAGGGAAGTAA
- a CDS encoding T9SS type A sorting domain-containing protein, producing the protein MIFFTKPTNAFIKVIFVFLLFFSNLSIQAQLPAFPSAKGAGAYTTGGRGGIVVHVTNLNASGPGSLKAALTMTVPRTIVFDVSGIISIDKLLYIGPESGDFTLAGQTAPEGGITIAGGRVYFAGVTNYIMRHIRFKGGFEADWVPNTGDNLGSASFSAVSDIYESIIDHCSFGFAKTMPNWVKQGSQVGLVDKTTIHRCFFSETVKGALIGQDVDNTPYYLSGDMTFSKNVFYNVRYRTPNITGNHGPGNSFDVINNLTWQAQGRITRSSGDTNINQLNNATYQGSLPLGDKNLNLYSEGWNPKIYTSGNIINAPNIHSTLSNTLDEMNADNTLTWKYFVGSNYGVQLPESFFMSTPYPIRGISQPILDASELRLTLPNDVGCNARLNADGSVSPNLDSYDAEYLQNILNNVMVTPIDNYSLNPIPSVTRPDNFYASNPHIPEIWFNANVPSGQNHNDIAPSGYTWLEEYLNQVDSPTNSIGVESVEVTPATEDLEITDTLQLATTFLPSNATNTNGVWTSSDPSIATVDNNGLVTPGTTTGLVTITFTSDYDPNISNYSEITVFAEALETSAGIDQQICEGESATLEASGGTNYVWNNGETTATIEVTPEVTTTYTVTISDDFGQSEDASVTITVNALPIALAGEDQSICQGETATLTATGGTSYLWSTGETTASIEVSPTEETIYSVEVSDDNCSSTDEVAVFVNQAPELVITEDLVIVEGESALLTASGSDNYEWSTGETTYSITVNPTATETYTVTTLGIGNCLSTAEVTVTVIPVVIANAGQDVTICNGETVTLSATGGSTYTWSTGDVDSELIVSPTETTIYTVTVEDDYGYTDTDEVTIFVNEAPEITITEDIVIVEGESVTLTATGSDNYEWNTGETSDSIIVNPLVTTTFTVSTIGVNGCSSTAEVIVTVIPVVVANAGEDITICSGETVTLNATGGSTYLWNTGVTDAELIVNPIETTTYVVTVEDDYGYTATDEVIVFVNETPNMTVNDTVYVMIGNSATLSANGASSYSWSTGETTAEILVSPEVTTTYTVVGEGDNGCQTTADIIVTVVDQLNANAGQDVSICLGDSVTLNASGGVTYTWNTGGTGATPTMTPTETTTYTVTVEDGFGNSDSDEVTVTVNPVPTANAGEDQTICQGEAVTLTASAEGGNSYLWSTGETTASITVNPTEDTIYTVEVSNDFCSHNDDVTVFTLPTPELIVSDDIVIVNGNSATLEVSGADSYLWNTGETIGSIIVNPIETTTYTITGFLNNGCESMAQVIVTVVPQVVADAGDDVTICNGESITLNALGGDNYLWNTGGTEASPTFNPTETTTYTVTVSDNFGNSDSDSVTVTVNELPNMTLSEDITIIEGENITLTVTGATNYLWNTGETTDSIVVNPMQTTTYSVTGYSAENCEITEEVTVTVIPEVIANAGNDVAICTGESITLSASGGGGTNYSWSTGETSSSIILTPTETATYTVTVSDNFGNSDSDSVTVTVNELPNITLSDDITIFEGESTNLTVSGAATYLWSTGETLSSIVVNPTETTTYSVTGFSDSNCEVTEEVTVTVIPELNANAGNDISICIGEIVTLNASGGTNYSWDTGEIGPSITLIPSMTTTYTVTVSDDFGNSDSDSVTITVNELPNITVSEDITIFEGESANLTVSGAETYFWNTGDTSNSIVVSPAQTTSYTVTGYSESECESTVEVTVTVIPEVLANAGDDVVICIGESVTLNASGGINYSWNTGATSPDLTLSPTATTTYTVTVSDNFGNSDSDSVTVTVNELPSITVSEDITIVEGESNNLSVNGADTYLWNTGETTSSIVVSPQENTTYTVTGFSTSNCEITEEVIVTVIPALNANAGNDVTICFGESVTLNASGGTNYSWNTGETNASITLSPTETATYTVTVSDDFGNSDSDSVTVIVNEIPILNVSENITIIEGESTTLSVNGAETYVWNTGETSSSIAVSPLQTTTYNVTGFTNSCSSELAQITVTVIPIFSVSAGVDEYVCDNQTYEVELTASEGDTYLWSTGETTQSIVVSPLSTTLYTVTVILDGQEASDDVTVNVDPSPIVEIANGESVEILNGDFVTLSASGANTYEWNNGATQPNIAVSPSVTTTYEVRGFIGDCYDEKQVTVNVLQPVLANAGEDVLICLDETTTLTASGGDEYVWSTGETTQSIQVSPQETTDYVVTVFNAMDFDEATVRVEVDLNCNEQIADPTGIPKDFKLNVYPNPASDIVNIKYSGVLVVSDVHIYNVTGKLVQRTKILNENISTSSTKQIDISSLQSGVYFVKLIGEEKDITEKLLVK; encoded by the coding sequence ATGATTTTTTTTACTAAGCCTACTAACGCTTTTATAAAAGTAATTTTTGTTTTTTTATTATTTTTCTCAAATTTATCAATACAGGCTCAGCTGCCTGCATTTCCCAGCGCAAAAGGAGCTGGCGCCTACACAACAGGTGGTCGCGGAGGTATAGTTGTTCATGTAACTAACCTTAATGCAAGCGGGCCAGGTAGCTTAAAAGCGGCCTTGACAATGACTGTGCCTAGAACAATAGTGTTTGATGTAAGTGGGATTATTTCAATAGATAAATTACTTTATATAGGACCAGAGAGTGGCGATTTTACACTCGCTGGACAAACAGCCCCAGAAGGAGGAATCACAATTGCAGGAGGAAGAGTTTATTTTGCAGGTGTCACCAACTATATAATGCGTCATATTAGGTTTAAAGGTGGTTTTGAGGCAGATTGGGTACCTAATACAGGAGATAATTTAGGTTCAGCGTCTTTCTCAGCAGTCAGTGATATATATGAATCTATAATAGATCACTGTTCATTTGGTTTTGCTAAAACAATGCCTAATTGGGTTAAACAAGGTAGTCAAGTAGGACTTGTAGATAAAACGACAATTCATAGATGCTTTTTTTCTGAGACAGTCAAAGGTGCTTTAATAGGTCAGGATGTTGATAATACGCCTTACTACTTATCAGGAGACATGACATTCTCAAAGAATGTTTTTTATAATGTAAGATATAGAACTCCCAACATTACGGGTAATCATGGCCCAGGGAATTCATTTGATGTTATAAACAATTTAACGTGGCAAGCACAAGGTCGGATAACAAGATCATCTGGAGATACAAATATAAATCAGTTAAATAATGCGACATATCAAGGATCCTTGCCACTTGGAGATAAAAATTTAAATCTATATTCAGAGGGCTGGAATCCTAAGATATATACCAGTGGAAATATAATAAATGCTCCAAATATCCATAGTACGTTATCAAATACTCTTGATGAGATGAATGCTGATAACACTTTAACTTGGAAATACTTTGTTGGTTCAAATTATGGTGTACAATTACCAGAAAGTTTTTTTATGAGCACGCCTTATCCTATTAGAGGTATATCACAACCTATACTAGATGCAAGTGAATTGAGATTAACATTACCTAATGATGTTGGATGTAACGCAAGACTTAATGCGGATGGGAGTGTAAGTCCTAATTTAGATAGTTATGATGCTGAATATTTACAAAATATATTGAATAATGTCATGGTAACACCTATTGACAACTATTCACTTAATCCAATACCATCAGTAACCAGACCAGACAATTTTTACGCAAGTAACCCACACATCCCAGAAATTTGGTTTAATGCTAACGTACCCTCTGGTCAAAACCATAATGATATAGCTCCTAGCGGTTATACCTGGTTAGAAGAATATTTAAATCAAGTTGATAGTCCTACGAATTCTATTGGAGTTGAGAGTGTTGAAGTTACTCCGGCAACTGAGGATCTTGAAATAACAGACACACTGCAATTAGCTACTACTTTTCTTCCATCAAATGCCACCAATACAAATGGAGTATGGACGTCAAGTGATCCGTCTATAGCAACAGTGGACAATAACGGTTTAGTGACACCTGGTACTACCACAGGTCTTGTTACAATTACTTTTACGAGTGATTATGACCCTAATATCTCCAATTATTCCGAAATAACGGTTTTCGCTGAAGCGCTCGAGACGAGCGCAGGTATTGACCAACAGATTTGTGAAGGCGAAAGTGCCACCCTTGAAGCAAGTGGAGGTACAAACTATGTATGGAATAATGGAGAAACTACAGCTACTATCGAAGTAACGCCAGAGGTAACTACAACTTATACCGTAACAATTTCAGATGATTTCGGTCAATCTGAGGATGCTAGTGTTACAATCACGGTGAATGCCTTACCAATAGCATTGGCAGGTGAAGACCAATCGATATGTCAAGGTGAAACAGCTACTCTAACTGCAACCGGTGGCACGTCATATTTATGGAGTACAGGTGAAACTACTGCATCCATTGAGGTAAGTCCAACAGAAGAGACTATTTATAGTGTAGAAGTAAGTGATGATAACTGTTCTAGTACAGATGAAGTTGCCGTTTTTGTAAATCAAGCTCCCGAATTAGTAATAACTGAAGATCTAGTTATTGTAGAAGGTGAATCCGCATTACTTACGGCTAGCGGTAGTGACAATTACGAATGGAGTACCGGAGAAACCACATATTCTATTACTGTAAATCCAACTGCTACTGAAACATATACAGTTACTACATTAGGTATTGGCAATTGCTTAAGTACTGCCGAAGTTACAGTCACAGTAATTCCAGTAGTAATTGCCAATGCAGGTCAAGATGTTACTATTTGTAATGGTGAAACCGTTACATTGTCTGCTACAGGAGGCTCAACTTACACATGGAGTACAGGGGATGTAGATTCTGAACTGATTGTTAGTCCAACGGAAACTACGATATATACTGTTACCGTAGAAGATGACTATGGTTATACAGATACAGATGAAGTCACCATTTTTGTGAATGAAGCTCCAGAAATTACGATAACAGAAGACATTGTAATTGTTGAAGGTGAATCTGTGACACTTACAGCCACAGGTAGTGACAATTACGAATGGAACACAGGCGAGACTTCAGACTCTATTATAGTAAACCCATTGGTTACAACGACATTTACGGTTAGTACTATTGGCGTTAATGGTTGTTCTAGTACTGCTGAGGTTATTGTTACGGTAATTCCAGTTGTAGTCGCCAATGCTGGTGAAGATATAACTATCTGTAGTGGAGAAACGGTTACATTAAACGCTACAGGTGGCTCTACTTATTTATGGAATACAGGAGTTACAGATGCTGAACTAATAGTAAATCCAATTGAAACTACAACTTACGTTGTTACTGTTGAAGATGATTATGGGTATACGGCTACAGATGAGGTTATCGTTTTTGTTAATGAAACACCTAACATGACCGTAAACGATACCGTCTATGTAATGATAGGAAACTCAGCTACTCTTTCAGCAAATGGCGCAAGTTCGTATTCTTGGAGTACCGGTGAAACTACAGCTGAAATTTTAGTAAGTCCTGAAGTCACTACTACATATACCGTTGTTGGTGAGGGAGATAACGGTTGCCAAACTACTGCAGATATTATCGTAACTGTTGTAGATCAATTAAATGCAAATGCAGGGCAGGATGTTTCAATTTGCTTAGGAGACTCTGTGACTTTAAACGCTTCTGGAGGGGTCACTTACACTTGGAATACAGGCGGAACAGGTGCAACGCCAACTATGACACCTACTGAAACTACAACTTATACAGTTACCGTTGAAGATGGATTTGGTAATTCTGACTCGGATGAGGTGACGGTTACGGTTAACCCAGTTCCAACCGCTAATGCAGGTGAAGATCAAACGATTTGTCAAGGTGAAGCGGTTACATTGACTGCGTCTGCAGAAGGTGGTAATTCATACTTATGGAGTACAGGTGAAACAACGGCATCTATTACCGTAAATCCTACTGAGGATACAATTTATACAGTTGAAGTGTCTAATGATTTCTGTTCACATAATGATGATGTAACGGTCTTCACATTACCAACTCCAGAATTAATTGTAAGTGATGATATTGTAATTGTGAATGGTAATTCTGCAACTCTTGAAGTTTCAGGTGCTGACTCTTATTTATGGAATACAGGAGAGACTATAGGTTCTATAATAGTCAATCCAATAGAAACAACAACATACACCATCACAGGATTTTTAAATAATGGTTGTGAAAGTATGGCACAGGTTATTGTAACTGTAGTTCCTCAAGTGGTTGCCGATGCAGGTGATGATGTTACGATTTGTAATGGAGAAAGTATAACACTAAATGCTTTGGGAGGAGATAATTATTTATGGAATACTGGAGGTACAGAGGCGTCTCCAACTTTTAATCCAACCGAAACAACAACTTATACAGTTACAGTAAGCGATAATTTCGGAAATTCAGACTCGGATAGTGTTACTGTTACAGTAAATGAATTACCGAATATGACATTGAGCGAGGATATAACAATAATTGAAGGGGAAAATATAACTTTAACAGTGACTGGTGCAACTAATTATTTGTGGAATACAGGCGAAACTACCGATTCTATTGTTGTTAACCCTATGCAAACTACAACTTATAGTGTCACTGGTTATTCAGCTGAGAATTGTGAGATTACAGAAGAGGTTACCGTTACTGTAATCCCAGAAGTAATTGCAAATGCTGGTAATGACGTTGCAATTTGTACAGGGGAAAGTATAACTTTAAGTGCTTCTGGTGGTGGAGGAACAAATTACTCTTGGAGCACAGGAGAAACAAGTTCTTCAATAATATTAACCCCAACCGAAACTGCAACCTATACGGTTACAGTAAGCGATAATTTCGGAAACTCAGACTCGGATAGTGTTACTGTTACAGTAAATGAATTACCAAATATAACCTTGAGTGATGACATAACAATATTTGAAGGAGAGAGCACAAACTTAACCGTAAGTGGAGCAGCAACCTATCTTTGGAGTACAGGAGAAACTTTAAGCTCAATAGTTGTGAACCCAACGGAAACCACAACTTATAGTGTAACAGGATTTTCAGATAGCAATTGTGAAGTTACAGAAGAAGTAACAGTTACAGTAATACCAGAATTGAATGCTAATGCTGGTAACGATATTTCTATTTGTATAGGTGAGATTGTGACATTAAATGCTTCAGGAGGTACTAACTATTCTTGGGACACTGGAGAAATAGGGCCATCAATAACCTTGATACCTTCAATGACTACGACCTATACGGTTACGGTAAGTGATGATTTCGGAAACTCGGATTCAGATAGTGTTACGATCACGGTAAATGAATTACCAAATATAACGGTAAGTGAAGACATTACAATCTTTGAAGGAGAGAGTGCAAACTTAACGGTAAGTGGAGCAGAAACGTACTTTTGGAATACGGGAGATACAAGTAATTCAATTGTTGTGAGTCCTGCACAAACAACAAGCTATACGGTTACTGGTTATTCTGAAAGTGAGTGTGAATCTACAGTAGAAGTTACAGTTACTGTGATACCAGAAGTCTTAGCAAATGCTGGTGATGATGTTGTTATTTGTATTGGCGAAAGTGTAACATTGAACGCATCTGGTGGTATTAATTATTCGTGGAATACTGGGGCAACCAGTCCAGATTTAACATTGAGCCCAACAGCGACGACAACGTACACTGTTACAGTAAGTGATAATTTTGGAAACTCTGATTCAGATAGTGTTACTGTTACGGTAAATGAATTACCAAGCATAACGGTTAGTGAAGATATTACAATCGTAGAAGGGGAAAGCAATAATTTAAGCGTAAATGGAGCGGATACATACCTTTGGAATACTGGAGAAACTACAAGCTCTATTGTAGTCAGCCCACAAGAAAACACAACTTATACCGTTACAGGTTTTTCTACAAGTAATTGTGAAATTACAGAAGAAGTGATTGTAACAGTCATACCTGCACTTAACGCAAATGCTGGTAACGATGTTACTATTTGTTTTGGAGAGAGTGTGACCTTAAATGCATCTGGTGGTACAAACTACTCATGGAACACAGGAGAAACCAATGCATCTATAACGTTGAGCCCAACAGAAACTGCAACATACACCGTTACAGTAAGTGATGATTTCGGAAACTCGGATTCTGATAGTGTTACAGTTATTGTTAATGAAATACCTATTTTAAACGTGAGTGAAAACATTACAATAATTGAAGGAGAAAGCACAACTTTAAGTGTAAATGGTGCAGAGACTTATGTTTGGAATACTGGAGAGACTTCTAGTTCAATTGCAGTAAGTCCATTACAAACTACTACATACAATGTTACAGGTTTCACAAACTCATGTAGTAGTGAACTGGCGCAAATAACAGTAACAGTAATACCAATATTCTCCGTTTCTGCTGGCGTGGATGAATATGTATGTGACAACCAGACTTATGAAGTGGAGTTAACTGCTAGTGAAGGTGACACGTATTTGTGGAGTACAGGAGAAACAACCCAAAGTATTGTAGTTAGCCCATTATCTACGACGTTATATACAGTAACAGTAATTCTTGATGGGCAAGAAGCTTCTGATGATGTTACAGTTAATGTAGATCCGAGTCCTATTGTAGAGATAGCAAATGGAGAAAGTGTTGAAATATTAAATGGTGATTTTGTTACATTATCCGCTTCTGGGGCAAATACATATGAGTGGAATAATGGTGCAACACAACCCAATATTGCTGTAAGTCCATCTGTTACAACCACATATGAAGTTAGAGGATTTATAGGTGATTGTTATGACGAAAAACAGGTTACCGTAAATGTATTGCAACCTGTTTTGGCAAATGCGGGTGAAGATGTCCTTATCTGTTTAGATGAAACAACAACATTAACGGCATCTGGAGGAGATGAATATGTCTGGAGTACAGGTGAAACTACACAGTCTATTCAAGTATCTCCGCAAGAAACAACGGATTACGTTGTTACTGTATTCAATGCTATGGATTTTGATGAAGCCACTGTTAGAGTAGAGGTTGATTTAAATTGTAATGAACAAATTGCTGATCCAACAGGAATTCCTAAAGATTTTAAACTTAATGTATATCCTAATCCAGCTTCAGATATTGTTAATATTAAATATTCTGGTGTGTTGGTTGTTTCAGATGTACATATTTATAATGTGACAGGAAAGTTAGTTCAACGTACTAAAATACTTAATGAGAATATCAGTACAAGTTCAACAAAGCAAATAGATATTAGTTCGCTTCAATCTGGAGTTTACTTCGTAAAACTGATAGGTGAAGAAAAAGACATTACGGAGAAGTTACTCGTTAAATAA
- a CDS encoding glycosyltransferase, with the protein MNILISIIVPVYNVESYLDRCIESLIQQTHKNIEVILVNDGSTDLSGSICDKYALKDKRIRVYHISNGGSSIARNYGLKKSKGDFIGFVDSDDWVKPNMFYELIKFATANDLKVVETSSTHSHLVEAGEPEKSVINARIEDRHSALRRIISNAEFAVWRRIYHKSILKDRFFIEGILHQDVYYTIDILNEISNIGYFENQFYVYNIQNLTSIIRSDYSIKKLNSINAGAYVVEHTAHYGKDIQDLAKQYLCKFLTYHYDSLYYNTDLDQNGVHRKNIRNTIKKHYKVENSQFYSFAIVFLPPLLYKIFLTLNKERINIQRKTFQLFQNV; encoded by the coding sequence ATGAACATTTTAATATCTATAATTGTTCCTGTTTATAATGTTGAGTCATACCTAGACCGATGTATTGAATCCCTCATTCAACAAACACATAAAAATATAGAAGTCATTCTGGTTAATGACGGGTCAACAGATTTGAGCGGTAGTATATGTGATAAGTATGCGTTAAAAGACAAACGCATCAGGGTTTATCATATTAGTAATGGTGGGTCTAGTATTGCAAGAAATTACGGACTTAAAAAAAGCAAAGGCGACTTTATTGGATTTGTAGATAGTGATGATTGGGTAAAGCCAAATATGTTTTACGAACTAATTAAATTCGCTACCGCTAATGATTTAAAAGTTGTTGAGACCAGTTCTACGCATTCTCATTTAGTAGAAGCAGGTGAACCAGAAAAAAGCGTAATAAATGCAAGAATTGAAGACAGACATTCAGCTTTAAGAAGAATAATTAGTAATGCAGAATTTGCCGTTTGGAGAAGAATATACCATAAATCGATACTAAAAGATCGATTTTTTATTGAAGGCATTTTGCATCAAGATGTTTATTATACCATTGATATTTTAAATGAAATTTCTAATATCGGTTATTTTGAAAATCAATTTTATGTTTACAATATTCAAAACCTGACCAGTATTATTAGAAGTGATTATTCAATAAAAAAATTAAATTCTATAAACGCAGGAGCTTATGTTGTGGAACATACAGCTCATTACGGTAAAGACATACAAGATTTAGCAAAACAATATTTGTGCAAGTTTTTGACTTATCATTATGATTCGTTGTACTATAATACTGACCTCGATCAAAACGGTGTACATCGTAAAAATATTCGAAATACTATCAAAAAACATTATAAAGTAGAAAATAGTCAGTTTTATAGTTTTGCCATTGTGTTTTTACCACCATTGCTGTACAAAATATTTCTGACTCTAAATAAGGAAAGGATTAATATTCAGCGTAAAACATTTCAACTTTTTCAAAATGTCTAG
- a CDS encoding acyltransferase family protein yields MLKKDLSHMNLLRAVGITLVVLRHSFSPFRRSWDVSKYYEYNIIADCLGKYISTISMPLFVFISGYIYYFLRNNYGKYSDYKTLFKKKSRRLIVPYLILAPIYIYFLLDYDSMLSFLSHMWTGAGHLWFLLMMFVMFLLYYKFENFLCKHYIFSILLGVFLYMLVLPLSYINLQPLALVCKYFIFFQMGNLFNKYSTEILGYLKEKVLVLFLMHLFLFGIYFYAINVFENKYVLFGISKFLLVLSILALCFIYGFLNIVTVKYVKFVSKIKPVISYINHNSYYLYLIHEPLLKVFFTFLFVQKMPIVFAISLAFILSMGISLFLGNLLMKLKIGRALIGS; encoded by the coding sequence ATGCTAAAGAAAGATTTGAGTCACATGAATTTGCTAAGAGCAGTTGGAATCACTTTGGTTGTTCTAAGGCATTCCTTCTCACCTTTTAGAAGAAGTTGGGATGTGAGTAAATATTATGAATATAACATTATTGCAGATTGCTTAGGAAAGTATATTTCTACTATTTCAATGCCGCTCTTTGTTTTTATCTCTGGCTATATCTACTATTTTCTGAGAAATAATTACGGTAAATATTCAGATTACAAAACACTTTTTAAGAAAAAATCACGACGTTTAATTGTACCCTATTTAATATTAGCTCCAATTTACATTTATTTTTTATTGGACTATGACTCCATGCTTTCATTTTTATCCCACATGTGGACTGGAGCTGGACATTTATGGTTTCTATTAATGATGTTCGTAATGTTTCTTTTGTATTATAAATTTGAAAACTTTCTTTGCAAGCATTATATTTTTAGCATTCTTCTTGGTGTTTTTTTATATATGCTAGTGTTACCCTTAAGTTACATAAACCTTCAGCCTCTAGCTCTGGTTTGTAAGTATTTTATTTTCTTTCAAATGGGCAATCTATTTAATAAGTATTCTACTGAAATTTTGGGTTATTTAAAAGAAAAAGTATTAGTCTTGTTTTTAATGCATTTATTTCTTTTTGGAATCTATTTTTATGCTATTAATGTATTTGAAAATAAGTATGTTTTATTCGGTATTTCCAAATTTCTTCTAGTCTTAAGTATTTTGGCATTGTGTTTCATTTATGGATTCTTAAACATCGTTACCGTAAAATATGTCAAATTCGTGTCAAAAATTAAGCCCGTAATATCTTATATAAATCATAATAGTTATTATCTCTATTTAATCCATGAGCCATTACTGAAGGTTTTTTTCACTTTTCTTTTTGTGCAAAAAATGCCAATAGTGTTTGCTATATCATTGGCTTTTATACTTTCAATGGGAATTTCATTGTTTTTAGGAAACTTACTGATGAAATTAAAAATAGGTCGTGCCCTAATTGGCTCCTAG